A genomic stretch from Flavobacterium nitratireducens includes:
- the gcvH gene encoding glycine cleavage system protein GcvH has product MSIPANLKYTKDHEWVSIEGDVATVGITHFAQKELGDIVYVEVETLDQTLDKDEVFGTVEAVKTVSDLFLPLSGEIIEFNTGLEDAPELVNSDPYGDGWMIKVKISDASEIDSLLSSEAYQELIGA; this is encoded by the coding sequence ATGAGCATACCAGCAAATTTAAAATACACTAAAGACCACGAATGGGTAAGTATAGAGGGTGATGTTGCTACTGTAGGAATCACACATTTTGCTCAAAAAGAGTTGGGTGATATCGTTTATGTTGAAGTGGAAACTTTAGATCAAACACTTGATAAAGATGAAGTTTTTGGTACTGTAGAAGCTGTAAAAACAGTTTCTGATTTGTTTTTACCATTATCTGGTGAAATTATCGAATTCAATACTGGTTTAGAAGACGCTCCAGAATTAGTAAATTCTGATCCTTATGGAGATGGATGGATGATTAAAGTTAAAATTTCTGATGCATCCGAAATCGATAGTTTGTTAAGTAGTGAAGCTTATCAAGAACTTATCGGTGCTTAA
- a CDS encoding VanZ family protein, with protein MGSHYFVFLPKKISELPEIKIAYIDKYIHAFFYFVFSVLWFYALRFYLKTQKRTNLLGIVFMMSLLFGSAIELFQTYFTAYRSGDLTDVIANTAGSLLALIAICLLDKNDFLSKIEI; from the coding sequence TTGGGCAGTCATTATTTTGTATTTCTGCCTAAAAAAATAAGTGAGTTACCTGAAATTAAGATTGCTTACATTGATAAATACATACATGCTTTCTTTTATTTTGTATTTAGTGTTTTGTGGTTTTATGCCTTGCGTTTTTATTTAAAAACACAAAAAAGAACCAATCTTTTAGGGATAGTATTTATGATGTCGCTATTATTTGGATCGGCAATAGAATTATTTCAAACCTATTTTACAGCTTACAGAAGTGGCGATTTAACCGATGTAATCGCTAATACAGCGGGATCTTTACTGGCGTTAATAGCTATTTGTTTATTAGATAAGAATGACTTTTTAAGTAAAATTGAGATATAA